One region of Pongo pygmaeus isolate AG05252 chromosome 21, NHGRI_mPonPyg2-v2.0_pri, whole genome shotgun sequence genomic DNA includes:
- the ADRM1 gene encoding proteasomal ubiquitin receptor ADRM1 isoform X3 — MTTSGALFPSLVPGSRGASNKYLVEFRAGKMSLKGTTVTPDKRKGLVYIQQTDDSLIHFCWKDRTSGNVEDEPKTDQDEEHCRKVNEYLNNPPMPGALGASGSSGHELSALGGEGGLQSLLGNMSHSQLMQLIGPAGLGGLGGLGALTGPGLASLLGSSGPPGSSSSSSSRSQSAAVTPSSTTSSTRATPAPSAPAAASATSPSPAPSSGNGASTAASPTQPIQLSDLQSILATMNVPAGPAGGQQVDLASVLTPEIMAPILANADVQERLLPYLPSGESLPQTADEIQNTLTSPQFQQALGMFSAALASGQLGPLMCQFGLPAEAVEAANKGDVEAFAKAMQNNAKPEQKEGDTKDKKDEEEDMSLD; from the exons ATGACGACCTCAGGCGCGCTCTTTCCAAGCCTGGTGCCAGGCTCTCGGGGCGCCTCCAACAAGTACTTGGTGGAGTTTCGGGCGGGAAAGATGTCCCTGAAGGGGACCACCGTGACTCCGGATAAGCGGAAAGGGCTGGTGTACATTCAGCAGACGGACGACTCGCTTATTCACTTCTGCTGGAAGGACAGGACGTCCGGGAACGTGGAAGAC GAACCCAAGACAGACCAGGATGAGGAGCACTGCCGGAAAGTCAACGAGTATCTGAACAACCCCCCAATGCCTGGGGCGCTGGGGGCCAGTGGGAGCAGCGGCCACGAGCTCTCTGCACTAGGCG GTGAGGGTGGCCTGCAGAGCCTGCTGGGAAACATGAGCCACAGCCAGCTCATGCAGCTCATCGGACCAGCCGGCCTCGGAGGACTGG GTGGGCTGGGGGCCCTGACTGGACCTGGCCTGGCCAGCTTACTGGGGAGCAGCGGGCCTCCAGGGAGCAGCTCCTCCTCCAG CTCCCGGAGCCAGTCGGCAGCGGTCACCCCGTCATCCACCACCTCTTCCACCCGTGCCACCCCAGCCCCTTCTGCTCCAGCAGCTGCCTCAGCAACTAGCCCGAGCCCCGCGCCCAGTTCTGGGAATGGAGCCAGCACAGCAGCCAGCCCGACCCAGCCCATCCAGCTGAGCGACCTCCAGAGCATCCTGGCCACGATGAACGTACCAGCCGGGCCAGCAGGCGGCCAGCAAG TGGACCTGGCCAGTGTGCTGACGCCGGAGATAATGGCTCCCATCCTCGCCAACGCGGACGTCCAGGAGCGCCTGCTTCCCTACTTGCCATCTGGGGAGTCACTGCCGCAGACCGCGGATGAGATCCAGAATACCCTGACCTCGCCCCAGTTCCAGCAG GCCCTGGGCATGTTCAGCGCAGCCTTGGCCTCGGGGCAGCTGGGCCCCCTCATGTGCCAGTTCGGTCTGCCTGCAGAGGCCGTGGAGGCCGCCAACAAGGGCG ATGTGGAAGCGTTTGCCAAAGCCATGCAGAACAACGCCAAGCCCGAGCAGAAAGAAGGCGACACGAAGGACAAGAAGGACGAAGAGGAGGACATGAGCCTGGACTGA
- the ADRM1 gene encoding proteasomal ubiquitin receptor ADRM1 isoform X2 yields MTTSGALFPSLVPGSRGASNKYLVEFRAGKMSLKGTTVTPDKRKGLVYIQQTDDSLIHFCWKDRTSGNVEDDLIIFPDDCEFKRVPQCPSGRVYVLKFKAGSKRLFFWMQEPKTDQDEEHCRKVNEYLNNPPMPGALGASGSSGHELSALGGEGGLQSLLGNMSHSQLMQLIGPAGLGGLGGLGALTGPGLASLLGSSGPPGSSSSSSSRSQSAAVTPSSTTSSTRATPAPSAPAAASATSPSPAPSSGNGASTAASPTQPIQLSDLQSILATMNVPAGPAGGQQVDLASVLTPEIMAPILANADVQERLLPYLPSGESLPQTADEIQNTLTSPQFQQALGMFSAALASGQLGPLMCQFGLPAEAVEAANKGDVEAFAKAMQNNAKPEQKEGDTKDKKDEEEDMSLD; encoded by the exons ATGACGACCTCAGGCGCGCTCTTTCCAAGCCTGGTGCCAGGCTCTCGGGGCGCCTCCAACAAGTACTTGGTGGAGTTTCGGGCGGGAAAGATGTCCCTGAAGGGGACCACCGTGACTCCGGATAAGCGGAAAGGGCTGGTGTACATTCAGCAGACGGACGACTCGCTTATTCACTTCTGCTGGAAGGACAGGACGTCCGGGAACGTGGAAGAC GACTTGATCATCTTCCCTGACGACTGTGAGTTCAAGCGGGTGCCGCAGTGCCCCAGCGGGAGGGTCTACGTGCTGAAGTTCAAGGCAGGGTCCAAGCGGCTTTTCTTCTGGATGCAG GAACCCAAGACAGACCAGGATGAGGAGCACTGCCGGAAAGTCAACGAGTATCTGAACAACCCCCCAATGCCTGGGGCGCTGGGGGCCAGTGGGAGCAGCGGCCACGAGCTCTCTGCACTAGGCG GTGAGGGTGGCCTGCAGAGCCTGCTGGGAAACATGAGCCACAGCCAGCTCATGCAGCTCATCGGACCAGCCGGCCTCGGAGGACTGG GTGGGCTGGGGGCCCTGACTGGACCTGGCCTGGCCAGCTTACTGGGGAGCAGCGGGCCTCCAGGGAGCAGCTCCTCCTCCAG CTCCCGGAGCCAGTCGGCAGCGGTCACCCCGTCATCCACCACCTCTTCCACCCGTGCCACCCCAGCCCCTTCTGCTCCAGCAGCTGCCTCAGCAACTAGCCCGAGCCCCGCGCCCAGTTCTGGGAATGGAGCCAGCACAGCAGCCAGCCCGACCCAGCCCATCCAGCTGAGCGACCTCCAGAGCATCCTGGCCACGATGAACGTACCAGCCGGGCCAGCAGGCGGCCAGCAAG TGGACCTGGCCAGTGTGCTGACGCCGGAGATAATGGCTCCCATCCTCGCCAACGCGGACGTCCAGGAGCGCCTGCTTCCCTACTTGCCATCTGGGGAGTCACTGCCGCAGACCGCGGATGAGATCCAGAATACCCTGACCTCGCCCCAGTTCCAGCAG GCCCTGGGCATGTTCAGCGCAGCCTTGGCCTCGGGGCAGCTGGGCCCCCTCATGTGCCAGTTCGGTCTGCCTGCAGAGGCCGTGGAGGCCGCCAACAAGGGCG ATGTGGAAGCGTTTGCCAAAGCCATGCAGAACAACGCCAAGCCCGAGCAGAAAGAAGGCGACACGAAGGACAAGAAGGACGAAGAGGAGGACATGAGCCTGGACTGA
- the ADRM1 gene encoding proteasomal ubiquitin receptor ADRM1 isoform X1, which translates to MTTSGALFPSLVPGSRGASNKYLVEFRAGKMSLKGTTVTPDKRKGLVYIQQTDDSLIHFCWKDRTSGNVEDDLIIFPDDCEFKRVPQCPSGRVYVLKFKAGSKRLFFWMQEPKTDQDEEHCRKVNEYLNNPPMPGALGASGSSGHELSALGGEGGLQSLLGNMSHSQLMQLIGPAGLGGLGGLGALTGPGLASLLGSSGPPGSSSSSSSRSQSAAVTPSSTTSSTRATPAPSAPAAASATSPSPAPSSGNGASTAASPTQPIQLSDLQSILATMNVPAGPAGGQQVDLASVLTPEIMAPILANADVQERLLPYLPSGESLPQTADEIQNTLTSPQFQQVEAGPRVSTVCSGSAEEEALPHLHRGQVLRVPDPQSWQLSSVALGRSPGWSSALAWLFLQALGMFSAALASGQLGPLMCQFGLPAEAVEAANKGGKWLRLHLRARARGRVRSCPPGSAEVGLRG; encoded by the exons ATGACGACCTCAGGCGCGCTCTTTCCAAGCCTGGTGCCAGGCTCTCGGGGCGCCTCCAACAAGTACTTGGTGGAGTTTCGGGCGGGAAAGATGTCCCTGAAGGGGACCACCGTGACTCCGGATAAGCGGAAAGGGCTGGTGTACATTCAGCAGACGGACGACTCGCTTATTCACTTCTGCTGGAAGGACAGGACGTCCGGGAACGTGGAAGAC GACTTGATCATCTTCCCTGACGACTGTGAGTTCAAGCGGGTGCCGCAGTGCCCCAGCGGGAGGGTCTACGTGCTGAAGTTCAAGGCAGGGTCCAAGCGGCTTTTCTTCTGGATGCAG GAACCCAAGACAGACCAGGATGAGGAGCACTGCCGGAAAGTCAACGAGTATCTGAACAACCCCCCAATGCCTGGGGCGCTGGGGGCCAGTGGGAGCAGCGGCCACGAGCTCTCTGCACTAGGCG GTGAGGGTGGCCTGCAGAGCCTGCTGGGAAACATGAGCCACAGCCAGCTCATGCAGCTCATCGGACCAGCCGGCCTCGGAGGACTGG GTGGGCTGGGGGCCCTGACTGGACCTGGCCTGGCCAGCTTACTGGGGAGCAGCGGGCCTCCAGGGAGCAGCTCCTCCTCCAG CTCCCGGAGCCAGTCGGCAGCGGTCACCCCGTCATCCACCACCTCTTCCACCCGTGCCACCCCAGCCCCTTCTGCTCCAGCAGCTGCCTCAGCAACTAGCCCGAGCCCCGCGCCCAGTTCTGGGAATGGAGCCAGCACAGCAGCCAGCCCGACCCAGCCCATCCAGCTGAGCGACCTCCAGAGCATCCTGGCCACGATGAACGTACCAGCCGGGCCAGCAGGCGGCCAGCAAG TGGACCTGGCCAGTGTGCTGACGCCGGAGATAATGGCTCCCATCCTCGCCAACGCGGACGTCCAGGAGCGCCTGCTTCCCTACTTGCCATCTGGGGAGTCACTGCCGCAGACCGCGGATGAGATCCAGAATACCCTGACCTCGCCCCAGTTCCAGCAGGTAGAGGCCGGGCCCAGGGTGTCCACTGTGTGCTCAGGGAGTGCGGAGGAGGAGGCCCTGCCCCACCTTCACCGTGGCCAAGTGCTTCGTGTACCTGACCCACAGAGCTGGCAGCTGAGCAGTGTGGCTCTGGGGCGCAGCCCAGGGTGGAGCTCAGCCCTCGCCTGGCTCTTCTTGCAGGCCCTGGGCATGTTCAGCGCAGCCTTGGCCTCGGGGCAGCTGGGCCCCCTCATGTGCCAGTTCGGTCTGCCTGCAGAGGCCGTGGAGGCCGCCAACAAGGGCGGTAAGTGGTTGCGCCTGCACCTCCGGGCCAGAGCCAGGGGCAGGGTCCGTTCCTGTCCCCCTGGATCTGCAGAAGTGGGGCTGAGGGGGTAA